A genomic segment from Variovorax paradoxus B4 encodes:
- a CDS encoding ABC transporter permease — translation MTDLLDILANPSFWVAVLRIATPLILGTLGVLLCERAGVLNLGIEGIMVAGAFTGWLAVFAGAPLWAGVGVAALTGMAFGLLHAFLTVGLALSQHVSGLGITLLATALSYFGYRVSFPKVNTPPTIAPFAPMEWLPVPILNAQTALTLLALLLVPAIAWVLYRTPLGLAVRMVGENPQAAESQGVSVAATRTGAIVAGSALMGVAGSFLTLSAFNAFFFNMVNGRGWICVALVVFASWRPGKALLGALLFAFFDALQLRLQQSGDAVLPYQIYLMLPYLLSILALVLVARKASYPQALMKPYRKGER, via the coding sequence ATGACCGACCTGCTCGACATCCTCGCCAATCCCTCCTTCTGGGTCGCGGTGCTGCGCATCGCCACGCCGCTGATCCTCGGCACGCTCGGCGTGCTGCTGTGCGAGCGCGCGGGCGTGCTCAACCTCGGCATCGAGGGAATCATGGTTGCGGGCGCCTTCACCGGATGGCTCGCGGTGTTTGCCGGCGCGCCGCTCTGGGCCGGCGTCGGCGTCGCCGCGCTCACCGGCATGGCTTTCGGGCTGCTGCATGCCTTTCTCACCGTGGGCCTGGCGCTGTCGCAGCACGTCTCGGGGCTGGGCATCACGCTGCTGGCCACCGCACTCAGCTATTTCGGCTACCGCGTGAGCTTTCCGAAGGTGAACACGCCGCCGACCATCGCGCCCTTCGCGCCGATGGAGTGGCTGCCGGTGCCCATCCTGAATGCACAGACTGCGCTCACCCTTCTCGCTCTGCTGCTGGTGCCGGCCATCGCCTGGGTGCTGTACCGCACGCCGCTCGGGCTCGCCGTGCGCATGGTGGGCGAGAACCCGCAGGCGGCCGAGAGCCAGGGCGTGTCGGTCGCGGCCACGCGCACCGGCGCCATCGTGGCGGGTTCGGCGCTGATGGGCGTGGCCGGCTCCTTCCTCACGCTCTCCGCCTTCAATGCGTTCTTCTTCAACATGGTGAACGGCCGCGGCTGGATCTGCGTGGCGCTGGTGGTGTTCGCCTCATGGCGGCCCGGCAAGGCCCTGCTCGGCGCGCTGCTGTTCGCATTCTTCGATGCGCTGCAGTTGCGGCTGCAGCAATCGGGCGACGCCGTGCTGCCCTACCAGATCTACCTGATGCTGCCGTACCTGCTGTCGATCCTCGCGCTGGTGCTGGTGGCGCGCAAGGCCAGCTATCCGCAGGCGCTGATGAAGCCCTATCGCAAGGGGGAGCGTTGA
- a CDS encoding BMP family protein — MTARRQLIIRSAAIAAALAAGAPGLALAQAKLKVAAVYTVPFEQQWVGRIHKALKAAEARGEIEYKATENVSNADYERVMREYATGGNQLILGEVFGVEAAARKVAKDFPKVAFLMGSSLKPQAPNFSVFDNYIQEPAYLSGMVAGGMTKSNRIGMVGGFPIPEVNRLMNAFMAGAKETNPKVEFSVSFINSWFDPPKAKEAAFAMIDKGADVMYAERFGVSDAAKEKGKLAIGNVIDTQAQYPDTVVASALWNFEPSADRAIKLVKEGKFAAEDYGPYSMMKHKGSELAPLGTFEKKVPADIVAKVKAKQADILSGKVAIKVDDSQPKSTAK; from the coding sequence GTGACAGCACGCCGTCAGTTGATCATTCGTTCCGCCGCCATTGCCGCAGCGCTTGCGGCCGGCGCGCCCGGCCTTGCACTCGCGCAGGCCAAGCTCAAGGTGGCGGCGGTGTACACCGTGCCCTTCGAGCAGCAATGGGTGGGCCGCATCCACAAGGCGCTCAAGGCGGCCGAGGCGCGCGGCGAGATCGAATACAAGGCGACCGAGAACGTCAGCAACGCCGACTACGAGCGCGTGATGCGCGAGTACGCCACCGGCGGCAACCAGCTGATCCTCGGCGAGGTGTTCGGCGTGGAAGCCGCGGCACGCAAGGTTGCGAAAGACTTCCCCAAGGTCGCCTTCCTCATGGGATCTTCGCTCAAGCCGCAGGCACCCAACTTCAGCGTGTTCGACAACTACATCCAGGAGCCGGCGTACCTGAGCGGCATGGTGGCCGGCGGCATGACCAAGAGCAACCGCATCGGCATGGTCGGCGGCTTCCCGATCCCTGAAGTGAACCGGCTCATGAATGCCTTCATGGCCGGTGCGAAGGAAACCAATCCCAAGGTCGAATTCAGCGTCAGCTTCATCAACAGCTGGTTCGATCCGCCCAAGGCCAAGGAAGCGGCCTTCGCGATGATCGACAAGGGGGCGGACGTGATGTACGCCGAGCGCTTCGGTGTCTCGGACGCGGCCAAGGAAAAAGGCAAGCTCGCCATCGGCAACGTGATCGACACGCAGGCGCAGTACCCCGACACGGTGGTGGCTTCCGCGCTGTGGAACTTCGAGCCCTCGGCCGACCGCGCAATCAAGCTCGTGAAGGAAGGCAAGTTCGCCGCCGAGGACTACGGCCCCTACTCGATGATGAAGCACAAGGGCTCCGAACTCGCGCCGCTGGGTACTTTCGAGAAGAAGGTGCCGGCGGACATCGTCGCCAAGGTCAAGGCCAAGCAGGCCGACATCCTCTCGGGCAAGGTCGCCATCAAGGTCGACGACTCCCAACCCAAATCGACCGCGAAGTGA
- a CDS encoding amidohydrolase family protein, translated as MLDLLITNATLPDGRTGMSIAVQGGRIAEVTAGLDAPALEKLDAQGLLLAPHFVDPHFHMDATLSYGLPRINQSGTLLEGIALWGELKPLLTADALIERALAYCDWAVAKGLLAVRSHVDTSDPSLLAVDALLEVKRKVSPYLDLQLVAFPQDGVLRSEGGVDNLKRALDKGVDVVGGIPHFERTMADGAASVKLLMELAAGRGKLVDMHCDESDDPLSRHIETLSAETWRLGMQGRVTGSHCTSMHSMDNYYVSKLLPLIAQSGVSVVSNPLINITLQGRHDTYPKRRGMTRVPELMAAGVNVAFGHDCVMDPWYGMGSGDMLEVAHMGLHVAQMTSQAGIRQCFEAVTTNAARVMHLEGYGLQAGCDASFVLLQARNPVEAIRLRATRLKVFRKGRLLAETPAATAALHLPGRGGHTGWMIPKA; from the coding sequence ATGCTCGACCTCCTCATCACCAACGCCACCCTCCCCGACGGCCGCACCGGCATGTCGATCGCCGTGCAGGGCGGCCGCATCGCCGAAGTCACCGCCGGGCTCGACGCACCGGCCCTCGAAAAGCTCGATGCCCAAGGCCTGCTGCTCGCACCGCATTTCGTCGACCCGCACTTCCACATGGATGCCACGCTGAGCTACGGACTGCCGCGCATCAACCAGAGCGGTACGCTGCTCGAAGGCATTGCGCTGTGGGGCGAACTCAAGCCGCTGCTCACGGCCGACGCACTGATCGAGCGTGCGCTCGCGTATTGCGACTGGGCGGTGGCCAAGGGCCTGCTGGCCGTGCGTTCGCATGTGGACACGAGCGACCCGAGCCTGCTCGCGGTCGATGCGCTGCTCGAGGTCAAGCGCAAGGTCTCCCCATACCTCGACCTGCAGCTCGTGGCCTTTCCGCAGGATGGCGTGCTGCGCTCCGAGGGCGGCGTCGACAACCTGAAGCGCGCGCTCGACAAGGGCGTGGACGTGGTCGGCGGCATTCCGCATTTCGAGCGCACCATGGCCGATGGCGCCGCCAGCGTGAAGCTGTTGATGGAGCTTGCGGCCGGGCGCGGCAAGCTGGTCGACATGCATTGCGACGAGTCGGATGACCCGCTCTCGCGCCACATCGAAACCCTGTCAGCCGAGACCTGGCGCCTCGGCATGCAGGGCCGCGTGACGGGCTCGCACTGCACCTCGATGCATTCGATGGACAACTACTACGTGAGCAAGCTGCTGCCGCTGATCGCGCAGAGCGGCGTCAGCGTCGTTTCCAACCCGCTCATCAACATCACGCTGCAGGGCCGCCACGACACCTACCCCAAGCGCCGCGGCATGACGCGCGTGCCCGAGCTGATGGCCGCCGGCGTGAACGTCGCCTTCGGTCACGACTGCGTGATGGACCCGTGGTATGGCATGGGCTCGGGCGACATGCTCGAAGTGGCGCACATGGGCCTGCACGTGGCGCAGATGACGAGCCAGGCCGGCATCCGCCAGTGCTTCGAGGCGGTCACCACGAATGCCGCGCGCGTGATGCACCTGGAGGGCTACGGCCTCCAGGCAGGCTGCGATGCGAGCTTCGTGCTGCTGCAGGCCCGCAACCCGGTCGAGGCGATCCGGCTGCGCGCAACGCGGCTCAAGGTGTTCCGCAAGGGCAGACTGCTCGCGGAAACGCCGGCGGCCACGGCCGCGCTGCATCTGCCGGGCCGCGGTGGCCACACCGGCTGGATGATCCCGAAAGCCTGA
- a CDS encoding URC4/urg3 family protein produces MNGNKDNNSSDYLPADGSGSLPPGSAGDIDPAIEFAPDTSHPAGAATVLRTTAAIRERAAALLARARRGESQWFRIAGSDVLEDAARTVAEVTRERYPWDTIPYHSRWRHFEAGGVDRLKQLDELLGKGVDARQRASAHIDLVLVSVLLDAGAGPGWHYTEPATGQHFSRSEGLAIASFHAFTSGLFSSNPDHPLQADAAGLRGLVTDRLGDAFQVSDVNPLVGLAGRAVLLRRLGEAMSEQPETFGDDGRPAGMFDALVAPFGAAAPPTAEITAHQILSLLLETLSGIWPSANTIDSIALGGSDTTGGIGSSDPALALGDCWRHSAVRGPGLTNGWMPFHKLSQWLTYSLLEPFEWAGVKVRHLDALTALPEYRNGGLLIDSGVIVPKDPVFLSRTWKAGDEFIVEWRALTVALLDELVPHVRKILDRTEEELPLACVLEGGTWAAGRVLAQRLRDGSPPLLIESDGTVF; encoded by the coding sequence ATGAACGGCAACAAGGACAACAACAGCAGCGACTACCTGCCTGCCGACGGCTCGGGCAGCCTGCCGCCGGGCAGCGCGGGCGACATCGATCCGGCGATCGAGTTCGCTCCCGATACCAGCCACCCCGCGGGCGCCGCCACCGTGCTGCGCACGACCGCTGCCATCCGCGAGCGCGCGGCGGCGCTGCTGGCGCGCGCGCGCCGGGGCGAGTCGCAGTGGTTCCGCATCGCCGGCAGCGACGTGCTCGAAGACGCGGCGCGCACCGTCGCCGAGGTCACGCGCGAGCGCTATCCCTGGGACACCATCCCGTACCACAGCCGCTGGCGCCACTTCGAGGCCGGCGGCGTCGACCGGCTGAAGCAGCTCGACGAACTGCTCGGCAAGGGCGTCGATGCGCGGCAGCGCGCCAGCGCGCACATCGACCTCGTGCTGGTGAGCGTGCTGCTCGATGCCGGCGCAGGCCCTGGCTGGCACTACACCGAGCCCGCCACCGGCCAACACTTCTCGCGCTCCGAGGGCCTGGCCATCGCGAGCTTCCATGCCTTCACGAGCGGGCTGTTCTCGTCCAACCCCGACCATCCGCTGCAAGCCGATGCCGCCGGCCTGCGCGGCCTGGTGACCGACCGGCTCGGCGACGCCTTCCAGGTCAGCGACGTGAATCCGCTGGTGGGCCTGGCCGGCCGCGCGGTGCTGCTGCGCCGGCTCGGCGAGGCGATGAGCGAGCAACCCGAGACCTTTGGCGACGACGGGCGGCCCGCCGGCATGTTCGATGCGCTGGTCGCCCCGTTCGGCGCGGCCGCGCCGCCCACGGCCGAGATCACCGCGCACCAGATCCTCTCGCTGCTGCTCGAAACGCTCTCGGGCATCTGGCCCTCCGCCAACACCATCGACAGCATTGCACTCGGCGGCAGCGACACCACGGGCGGCATCGGCTCGAGCGACCCGGCACTTGCGCTGGGCGACTGCTGGCGCCACAGCGCGGTGCGCGGCCCCGGCCTCACCAACGGCTGGATGCCGTTCCACAAGCTGTCGCAATGGCTGACCTATTCGCTGCTCGAACCCTTCGAGTGGGCCGGCGTGAAGGTGCGCCACCTCGACGCGCTCACCGCCCTGCCCGAATACCGCAACGGCGGCCTGCTGATCGACAGTGGCGTGATCGTGCCGAAGGACCCGGTCTTTCTTTCGCGCACCTGGAAAGCCGGCGACGAATTCATCGTCGAATGGCGCGCCCTCACCGTCGCACTGCTCGACGAACTGGTGCCGCACGTGCGCAAGATCCTCGACCGCACCGAGGAAGAACTGCCGCTGGCCTGCGTGCTCGAGGGCGGCACCTGGGCCGCCGGCCGCGTGCTGGCACAGCGCTTGCGAGACGGATCGCCACCGCTCCTGATCGAAAGCGACGGCACCGTCTTTTAG
- a CDS encoding ABC transporter ATP-binding protein, translated as MTGAPVLRLRGITKRFGSLVANDAVSLDLHAGEVLALLGENGAGKSTLMSILFGHYVADEGSIEVFGAPLPPGNPRAALATGVGMVHQHFTLADNLSVLDNVMMGTEPLWRPVSRRAAARAKLLEVARRFGLPVQPDAKIGSLSVGERQRVEILKALYRGARILILDEPTAVLTPQESEALFATLVQMVAQGLSVIFISHKLGEVLRVSQRIAVLRGGKLVAEARTADTTQAQLALWMVGHAVEAPQRRPARSVGDAVCVLDHVSTASDKDRGQNRLREVSLTLRAGEITAIAGVSGNGQVALAELLCGTRRATSGTALLMGRALPPSPARLVQRGVARIPEDRHAVGVVGDLPVWENAVSERLRSPVFSRWSWFVRRAAARLHARRIEKAFDVRGAGLMAPARSLSGGNMQKLILGRALLPPEQEEDADNRKYPTRAPRLIVAHQPTWGLDIGAVAYVQQQLVAARDAGAAVLVISDDLDEVLALGDRVAVMHGGHLGEARPAAAWTREAIGLAMAGAAPPQQPPAGATP; from the coding sequence GTGACCGGCGCCCCTGTTCTGCGCCTGCGGGGCATCACCAAGCGCTTCGGCTCCCTCGTCGCCAACGACGCCGTCTCCCTCGACCTGCACGCGGGCGAAGTGCTTGCGCTGCTGGGCGAGAACGGCGCAGGCAAGTCGACGCTGATGTCCATCCTGTTCGGCCACTATGTCGCGGACGAAGGCAGCATCGAAGTCTTCGGCGCGCCGCTGCCGCCGGGCAATCCCAGGGCGGCGCTGGCCACGGGCGTGGGCATGGTGCACCAGCACTTCACGCTGGCCGACAACCTCAGCGTGCTCGACAACGTGATGATGGGCACGGAGCCGCTCTGGCGGCCGGTCTCGCGCCGGGCGGCTGCGCGCGCGAAGCTGCTCGAGGTGGCACGGCGCTTCGGCCTGCCGGTGCAGCCCGACGCGAAGATCGGCAGCCTCTCGGTCGGCGAGCGGCAGCGCGTCGAGATACTGAAGGCGCTGTACCGCGGCGCGCGCATCCTGATCCTCGACGAGCCGACCGCCGTGCTGACGCCGCAGGAAAGCGAAGCCCTGTTCGCCACGCTGGTGCAGATGGTGGCGCAGGGCCTGTCGGTGATCTTCATCAGCCACAAGCTGGGCGAGGTGCTGCGCGTGTCGCAGCGCATTGCGGTGCTGCGCGGCGGCAAGCTGGTGGCCGAGGCGCGCACGGCCGACACCACGCAGGCGCAGCTCGCGCTGTGGATGGTCGGGCATGCGGTCGAAGCTCCGCAGCGCCGGCCGGCCAGGTCGGTGGGCGATGCGGTCTGCGTGCTGGACCACGTGAGCACTGCATCGGACAAGGACCGGGGACAGAACCGGCTTCGCGAGGTGTCGCTCACGCTGCGCGCCGGCGAGATCACCGCCATCGCAGGCGTCTCGGGCAATGGCCAGGTGGCGCTGGCCGAACTGCTGTGCGGCACGCGCCGCGCCACGTCGGGCACGGCCTTGCTGATGGGCCGCGCGTTGCCGCCCTCGCCCGCCCGGCTGGTGCAGCGCGGTGTGGCGCGCATTCCCGAAGACCGGCACGCGGTCGGCGTGGTCGGCGACTTGCCGGTGTGGGAGAACGCGGTGTCGGAGCGGCTGCGCAGCCCCGTCTTCTCGCGCTGGTCATGGTTCGTGCGGCGTGCGGCCGCGCGGCTGCATGCCCGGCGCATCGAAAAGGCGTTCGACGTGCGCGGCGCGGGCCTGATGGCGCCGGCCCGTTCGCTTTCGGGCGGGAACATGCAGAAGCTGATCCTCGGGCGCGCACTGCTGCCGCCGGAGCAGGAGGAGGACGCGGACAACAGGAAATACCCGACACGCGCGCCGCGCCTGATCGTGGCCCACCAGCCGACCTGGGGCCTCGACATCGGCGCCGTCGCCTACGTGCAGCAGCAGCTCGTCGCGGCGCGCGATGCCGGCGCGGCAGTGCTGGTGATTTCCGACGATCTCGACGAAGTGCTCGCGCTCGGCGACCGCGTGGCCGTGATGCACGGTGGCCACCTCGGCGAAGCGCGCCCGGCCGCGGCGTGGACGCGCGAAGCCATCGGGCTGGCGATGGCCGGCGCGGCGCCGCCGCAGCAGCCACCCGCGGGAGCCACGCCATGA
- a CDS encoding 5'-methylthioadenosine/S-adenosylhomocysteine nucleosidase — protein sequence MTIRWRSLLAAGVLAFGLAGCADVYKGPDTGTSSSVRLDDTPRIAVISAFQPELTLLLNRLQGPAKHSANGVEFTTGTLEGKPVVLFLSGISMTNATMNTQLALDRFRVTHIVFSGIAGGVNPQLHVGDVTVPAQWGQYLEVLMARETAPGKFTAPPFITDATLPNFGMMHPRPVEVRSAAHPQIVRKFWFEADPRMLEVARSIRNVDLANCSAGKCLARKPQLVIGGNGVSGQAFMDNKAYREYTFKTFQANVLDMETAAVGMVAYSNGVPYIAFRSLSDLAGGGEGENEMGTFMGIAADNSAKVMLAFLAAWK from the coding sequence ATGACGATACGCTGGCGTTCTCTTCTCGCGGCCGGCGTGCTGGCCTTCGGCCTCGCAGGTTGTGCCGACGTCTACAAGGGCCCCGACACCGGCACCAGCAGCAGCGTGCGGCTGGACGACACGCCGCGCATCGCGGTGATCTCGGCGTTCCAGCCCGAGCTCACGCTGCTGCTGAACCGGCTCCAGGGGCCGGCGAAGCACAGCGCCAACGGCGTCGAGTTCACCACCGGCACGCTCGAAGGCAAGCCGGTCGTGCTGTTCCTTTCCGGCATCAGCATGACCAACGCGACGATGAACACGCAGCTGGCGCTCGACCGCTTTCGCGTCACCCACATCGTGTTCAGCGGCATCGCGGGGGGCGTGAATCCGCAGCTGCATGTGGGCGACGTCACGGTTCCCGCTCAATGGGGCCAGTACCTCGAGGTGCTGATGGCGCGCGAAACAGCGCCCGGCAAGTTCACCGCGCCGCCCTTCATCACCGATGCCACGCTGCCCAACTTCGGCATGATGCATCCGCGCCCGGTGGAAGTGCGCTCCGCGGCGCATCCGCAGATCGTGCGCAAGTTCTGGTTCGAGGCCGACCCCAGGATGCTCGAGGTGGCGCGCAGCATCCGCAATGTCGACCTGGCGAATTGCAGCGCCGGCAAGTGCCTGGCGCGCAAGCCCCAGCTCGTCATCGGCGGCAACGGCGTCTCGGGCCAGGCCTTCATGGACAACAAGGCGTATCGCGAATACACCTTCAAGACCTTCCAGGCCAACGTGCTCGACATGGAAACGGCGGCCGTGGGCATGGTGGCCTACAGCAACGGCGTGCCCTACATCGCCTTCCGCTCCCTCAGCGACCTTGCGGGCGGCGGCGAAGGCGAGAACGAGATGGGCACCTTCATGGGCATTGCGGCCGACAACTCGGCCAAGGTCATGCTGGCGTTCCTGGCTGCGTGGAAGTGA
- the upp gene encoding uracil phosphoribosyltransferase: protein MSNVHLVDHPLVQHKLTLMRRKDASTNSFRRLLNEISMLMAYEVTRDMPMQDIEVETPLETMQAKVIDGKKLVLVSILRAGTGILDGMLTVVPGARVGHIGLYRDPKTLTAVEYYFKMPGEMENRDVIVVDPMLATGNSAVAAVERLKELNPKSIKFVCLLTCPEGIATMQKAHPDVPIYTAAIDRELNSHGYILPGLGDAGDRIFGTK, encoded by the coding sequence ATGAGCAACGTCCACCTCGTCGATCACCCCCTCGTCCAGCACAAGCTCACGCTAATGCGCCGCAAGGACGCCTCCACCAACAGCTTCCGCCGGCTCCTGAACGAAATCAGCATGCTCATGGCCTACGAGGTCACGCGCGACATGCCGATGCAGGACATCGAGGTCGAGACCCCGCTCGAGACCATGCAGGCCAAGGTCATCGACGGCAAGAAGCTGGTGCTGGTGTCCATCCTGCGCGCGGGCACCGGCATCCTCGACGGCATGCTGACCGTGGTGCCGGGCGCGCGCGTCGGCCACATCGGCCTGTACCGTGACCCGAAGACGCTGACCGCTGTCGAGTACTACTTCAAGATGCCCGGCGAAATGGAGAACCGCGACGTGATCGTGGTCGACCCGATGCTGGCCACCGGCAACTCGGCGGTGGCCGCGGTCGAACGGCTCAAGGAACTCAACCCCAAGTCGATCAAGTTCGTCTGCCTGCTCACCTGCCCCGAAGGCATCGCGACCATGCAGAAGGCCCATCCCGACGTGCCGATCTACACCGCCGCGATCGACCGGGAGCTGAACAGCCACGGGTACATCCTGCCCGGATTGGGCGACGCCGGCGACCGCATCTTCGGCACGAAGTAA
- a CDS encoding ATP-binding protein, with protein sequence MKLLPRSLFGRNALLIVVLIALGQIGGALLVRQMVLKPRLDQIADSVARNVGAIRAGLAALPAAQRAGFVAGFNQRALADRNEPAGEGMRVLLTPLERGFVRAVSARVAQQGVEAVWRREAGGSLALRLTLDGGDHWIVMPGVLPAREFTGAWLAVSVGSALLALLGALWFQHRLNRPLARVVQAAQTLAAGREPAPLPEDGPTEVATMSRSFNQLVGSLRQTERDRALMLAGISHDLRTPLTKLRLGVEILRDRMEPELVSSMTRSVEEMDAIVGQFLDFARGDQAEPLVDVDLAALAAEVRAAMRDHGESVQVEADGGLPAAPMRPQAMRRVMVNLIENACRHGRPPVQLHLGADGAQVWFEVIDGGDGIAPGQAEMLKQPFHRAGGARNGPAGAGLGLAIVERIVRSHGGRFELLPADGGGLRARVVLPRAPA encoded by the coding sequence ATGAAACTCCTTCCGCGCAGCCTGTTCGGCCGCAATGCACTGCTGATCGTGGTGTTGATTGCGCTGGGCCAGATCGGCGGTGCGCTGCTGGTGCGCCAGATGGTGCTGAAGCCGCGGCTCGACCAGATTGCCGACAGCGTGGCGCGCAACGTGGGGGCGATCCGCGCCGGCCTAGCGGCGTTGCCGGCCGCGCAGCGGGCGGGATTTGTCGCGGGTTTCAACCAGCGTGCACTTGCCGACCGCAACGAGCCCGCGGGCGAGGGAATGCGCGTGCTGCTCACGCCGCTGGAGCGCGGCTTCGTCCGTGCGGTGTCGGCGCGCGTTGCGCAGCAGGGGGTGGAAGCAGTCTGGCGCCGAGAGGCGGGCGGCAGCCTTGCACTGCGGCTCACGCTCGACGGCGGCGATCACTGGATCGTGATGCCGGGTGTCTTACCCGCGCGCGAATTCACCGGTGCCTGGCTGGCCGTGTCGGTGGGCAGCGCGCTGCTCGCGCTGCTGGGCGCCCTGTGGTTTCAGCACCGTCTCAACCGGCCATTGGCGCGCGTGGTACAGGCAGCGCAAACGCTGGCCGCGGGCCGGGAACCCGCGCCGCTGCCCGAGGACGGGCCGACCGAAGTCGCAACCATGAGCCGCAGTTTCAACCAGCTGGTCGGCAGCCTGCGGCAGACGGAACGCGACCGCGCCCTGATGCTGGCCGGCATCTCTCACGATCTGCGCACGCCGCTCACCAAGTTGCGCCTGGGCGTCGAGATCCTGCGCGACCGGATGGAGCCCGAGCTCGTGAGCAGCATGACGCGCAGCGTGGAGGAAATGGATGCGATCGTCGGGCAGTTTCTCGACTTCGCGCGGGGCGACCAGGCCGAGCCCCTGGTGGACGTCGATCTGGCAGCCCTTGCGGCAGAGGTGCGCGCCGCCATGCGGGACCACGGCGAGTCGGTGCAGGTCGAAGCAGACGGCGGCCTGCCTGCCGCGCCCATGCGGCCGCAGGCGATGCGCCGCGTGATGGTCAACCTGATCGAAAACGCATGCCGCCACGGCCGCCCGCCCGTGCAACTGCATCTGGGTGCCGACGGCGCTCAGGTGTGGTTCGAGGTCATCGATGGGGGGGACGGCATCGCGCCCGGGCAGGCCGAGATGCTCAAGCAGCCGTTCCACCGGGCGGGCGGCGCACGCAACGGCCCGGCGGGCGCAGGTCTGGGTCTGGCCATCGTGGAGCGCATCGTGCGCTCCCACGGCGGGCGCTTCGAGCTGCTGCCGGCCGATGGCGGCGGGCTGAGAGCCCGCGTGGTGCTGCCGCGGGCGCCGGCCTGA
- a CDS encoding ABC transporter permease yields MRLERRHESSRTALVLAPIGAIVFTMAISALLVLWAGAPVGRTYALLLQGGFGSVFAWSETLTRAIPLILTGLAATVAFKARLFNIGAEGQLFAGALAAVAVGGMHGGTGFELSPWLLFPLMMLAAAVAGALLLLGPALMKNKLGVDEVVTTLLINFIVLLGVSALLDGPMKDPSAMGWPQSVSLQSDLELGKLVAQTRVHTGLLWAVSLAVMVWAIFKYTVLGFDIRAVGANARAAVFAGVPVTRTVVMVALLSGALAGLAGAIEVAGRTSYVTLDMSPGYGYTGIAIAMLAGLHPLGVIAAGVFVAGVLVGADTMSRAVGVPTYIADVIVAASLVAVLVATLLTQYRVRMK; encoded by the coding sequence ATGCGGCTCGAACGACGCCACGAAAGCTCGCGCACCGCGCTGGTGCTGGCACCCATCGGTGCGATCGTGTTCACCATGGCGATCAGCGCACTGCTCGTGCTCTGGGCCGGCGCGCCGGTCGGGCGCACCTACGCGCTGTTGCTGCAGGGCGGCTTCGGCTCGGTGTTCGCGTGGAGCGAGACGCTGACACGCGCGATTCCGCTGATCCTCACCGGGCTGGCCGCCACCGTCGCCTTCAAGGCACGGCTCTTCAACATCGGAGCCGAAGGGCAGCTGTTCGCAGGTGCCCTCGCCGCCGTGGCCGTGGGCGGCATGCATGGCGGCACCGGTTTCGAGCTGTCGCCCTGGCTGCTATTCCCGCTGATGATGCTGGCCGCCGCCGTGGCGGGAGCCCTGCTGCTGCTGGGCCCGGCGCTCATGAAGAACAAGCTCGGCGTCGACGAGGTGGTGACCACGCTGCTGATCAACTTCATCGTGCTGCTCGGCGTGTCGGCGCTGCTCGACGGGCCGATGAAAGACCCGAGCGCCATGGGCTGGCCGCAGAGCGTGTCGCTGCAGTCCGACCTCGAACTCGGCAAGCTGGTCGCCCAGACGCGCGTGCACACCGGACTGCTCTGGGCCGTGTCGCTGGCGGTGATGGTGTGGGCGATCTTCAAGTACACGGTGCTGGGCTTCGACATCCGCGCGGTAGGCGCCAATGCGCGCGCCGCAGTCTTTGCCGGGGTGCCGGTCACGCGCACCGTGGTCATGGTCGCACTGCTCTCGGGTGCGCTGGCCGGATTGGCCGGTGCCATCGAAGTGGCGGGACGCACCAGCTACGTCACGCTCGACATGTCGCCGGGCTACGGCTACACGGGCATCGCGATCGCGATGCTCGCGGGCCTGCATCCGCTGGGCGTGATTGCCGCGGGCGTGTTCGTGGCGGGCGTGCTGGTCGGAGCCGACACCATGAGCCGCGCCGTGGGCGTGCCGACCTACATCGCCGACGTGATCGTCGCCGCCTCGCTGGTCGCGGTGCTGGTGGCGACACTGCTGACGCAATACCGGGTGCGGATGAAATGA